The following are encoded together in the Zingiber officinale cultivar Zhangliang chromosome 8A, Zo_v1.1, whole genome shotgun sequence genome:
- the LOC122008591 gene encoding ricin B-like lectin R40G3 yields MEFPFGHHHRRDNDDEEQPYPPPGHHHGPGHSHGHQPPSFYGGEEEGRRPAYPPVQNVPHHGGSGYGEHQPHPPPSSGYYGGGTGSGDEYGRPNFPPVQHVAHEGGGGYGEPRPHSFGHHGGEHNYDRPPSYSSGGCPTGGHGGRVEEPSKLQQPTVRIFTRADENYSLSIRDGKVVLVRNDPSDQYQHWIKDMRYSTKVKDQEGFPSFCLINKATGEAVKHSIGATHPVRLVPYNPDYLDESVLWAESGDTGNGFRCIRMINNIGLNFDAFHGDKDHGGVRDGTTVVLWEWLKGHNQQWKIVPY; encoded by the exons ATGGAGTTCCCCTTCGGCCACCACCACCGACGCGACAACGACGACGAGGAACAGCCCTACCCGCCTCCTGGCCATCACCACGGCCCCGGACATAGCCACGGCCACCAGCCTCCCTCCTTCTATGGCGGAGAGGAGGAAGGCCGCCGCCCCGCCTACCCTCCTGTCCAGAACGTCCCGCATCATGGTGGATCCGGCTACGGCGAGCATCAACCTCACCCTCCTCCCTCTTCCGGATACTACGGAGGAGGAACTGGATCTGGGGATGAGTACGGCCGCCCCAACTTCCCGCCTGTCCAGCACGTGGCGCACGAAGGTGGGGGCGGCTATGGCGAGCCCCGCCCTCACTCTTTCGGTCATCATGGCGGCGAGCATAACTATGACCGACCCCCATCGTACTCTTCTGGAGGCTGTCCAACCGGAGGCCATGGCGGCCGGGTGGAGGAGCCTTCGAAACTACAGCAGCCGACGGTGAGGATCTTCACCAGGGCGGATGAAAATTACTCCCTCTCCATCAGGGATGGGAAAGTGGTCCTCGTCCGTAACGATCCCAGCGATCAGTATCAG CACTGGATCAAAGATATGAGGTACAGCACCAAGGTGAAAGATCAAGAAGGGTTCCCAAGCTTTTGCCTCATTAACAAGGCCACCGGAGAAGCCGTGAAACACTCCATTGGAGCTACACATCCT GTTCGGCTTGTTCCATACAATCCTGACTACCTCGATGAGTCCGTGCTGTGGGCCGAGAGCGGGGATACAGGCAACGGCTTCCGCTGCATAAGAATGATAAACAACATTGGGCTGAACTTCGACGCTTTCCATGGCGACAAGGACCATGGCGGAGTCCGAGATGGAACCACCGTTGTGCTTTGGGAGTGGCTCAAGGGTCATAACCAGCAGTGGAAGATTGTTCCCTACT GA